From a single Streptomyces sp. 1331.2 genomic region:
- a CDS encoding nuclear transport factor 2 family protein yields the protein MPTEQQVNDWVQAYVRAWRSNAPEDIAALFSADAEYHEWPYETDWIGREEIVKGWQSRQAWQQGGWDFEWSILMINGDTAAIKGTGAYEELGTFANLWTVTFDDHGSCVMFRMWNNQV from the coding sequence ATGCCGACCGAACAGCAGGTCAACGACTGGGTCCAGGCGTACGTGCGGGCCTGGCGCAGCAACGCGCCCGAGGACATCGCGGCCCTGTTCTCCGCCGATGCGGAGTACCACGAGTGGCCGTATGAGACCGACTGGATCGGCCGCGAGGAGATCGTGAAGGGCTGGCAGTCCCGCCAGGCCTGGCAACAGGGCGGCTGGGACTTCGAATGGTCCATTCTCATGATCAACGGGGACACGGCCGCGATCAAGGGCACCGGCGCCTACGAGGAGCTCGGCACCTTCGCCAACCTCTGGACGGTGACCTTCGACGACCACGGCAGCTGCGTGATGTTCCGGATGTGGAACAACCAGGTCTGA
- a CDS encoding nuclear transport factor 2 family protein: protein MELVEESLAGLTDGEHYFDLFADDVVMEFLYAPPGTPPALHGRQAIIDSFRGYGRIIALERMSDSKVYPTTTPDVVILEYAGHGTGVATGRPYHQHYVSIVTIRQRRIVHWRDYSNPLVVIDTIGGAQEMTKAMFPRA, encoded by the coding sequence ATGGAACTGGTCGAGGAGTCACTGGCCGGTCTGACCGACGGCGAGCACTACTTCGACCTGTTCGCGGACGACGTCGTCATGGAGTTCCTCTACGCGCCCCCGGGCACACCGCCCGCGCTGCACGGACGCCAGGCGATCATCGACTCGTTCCGCGGGTACGGGCGCATCATCGCCCTGGAGCGCATGAGCGATTCCAAGGTCTACCCGACCACCACCCCGGACGTGGTGATCCTGGAGTACGCCGGCCACGGCACCGGGGTCGCCACCGGCAGGCCCTACCACCAGCACTACGTCTCGATCGTGACGATCCGACAGCGGCGGATCGTCCACTGGCGGGACTACTCCAACCCCCTGGTCGTCATCGACACGATCGGTGGTGCGCAGGAGATGACGAAGGCCATGTTTCCCAGGGCCTGA
- a CDS encoding SDR family NAD(P)-dependent oxidoreductase — protein MTLTQIATLAGVHRGSIIGVSSIRAVTVEPAQGIYSATKAALVALLNTAAAELGPLGVRVNTLAPGVVESPMTTWATSDPARYDSYAAKTVLGRWAQPEEMAGAVVFLASDAASYVTAGVLTVDGGWTAVDGHFAPPQ, from the coding sequence GTGACCCTTACCCAGATAGCCACGCTGGCGGGCGTCCACCGCGGCTCGATCATCGGCGTCTCCTCGATCCGCGCCGTCACCGTGGAACCCGCCCAGGGCATCTACTCCGCGACCAAGGCCGCCCTGGTGGCCCTGCTGAACACGGCGGCCGCCGAACTCGGCCCGCTCGGCGTGCGGGTGAACACGCTCGCCCCCGGGGTGGTCGAGTCGCCGATGACGACCTGGGCCACGTCCGACCCCGCGCGCTATGACTCGTACGCGGCCAAGACCGTGCTGGGCCGCTGGGCGCAGCCCGAGGAGATGGCGGGTGCGGTGGTGTTCCTGGCCTCGGACGCCGCGAGCTACGTGACCGCCGGCGTGCTCACCGTCGACGGCGGGTGGACGGCCGTCGACGGCCACTTCGCTCCACCGCAGTGA
- a CDS encoding helix-turn-helix domain-containing protein — protein MTADAELLTVPEVMARLKISRSTVYDLIRTRRLASITIGRARRIPAHALTALVHHQLAEAA, from the coding sequence GTGACCGCCGACGCCGAACTCCTCACCGTCCCCGAGGTCATGGCCCGCCTGAAGATCAGCCGCTCCACCGTCTACGACCTCATCCGCACCCGGCGGCTCGCGTCGATCACCATCGGCCGCGCCCGCCGTATCCCCGCGCACGCCCTGACCGCCCTCGTCCACCACCAACTCGCAGAGGCAGCCTGA
- a CDS encoding aldehyde dehydrogenase family protein yields MDASAFTDFTMTIAGRAVPGAASYEVLDPADETVVASAPVCSPEQLDQAVAAARAALPGWSATPLEERRRLVLAVADTVEAHLEPLKWLLTREQGKSLDDAAAEILGFGYWLRGTASLSLPETVNEDSAERLSVTRRVPLGVVGAIVPWNYPLGNAGFKLAPALLAGNTVVWKPSPSTPLVTLKVGELLCEVLPPGVLNVVSGGAELGPWMTAHPGIDMISYTGSTRTGRRVMAGAAPTLTRVTLELGGNDAAIVLPDVDVPAVAEKLFWGAFANSGQVCLAIKRLYVHRDIHQPLLRALAAYAATVRVGRGTEPGVRLGPVQNRPQYERVLDLLQDSHAQGHRFATGGRAGEGPGYFVVPTLVDDPPESSRIVQEEQFGPVLPVLSFDDVEDAVTRANASEYGLGASVWSSDPRTALAVGRRLRAGTVWINEVQHLTPLVTFAGHKQSGLGSESGAEGLLEYTAPQTFTLRHAAAASA; encoded by the coding sequence ATGGACGCCAGTGCCTTCACCGACTTCACCATGACCATCGCCGGCCGGGCGGTGCCGGGTGCGGCGTCCTACGAGGTCCTCGACCCGGCTGACGAGACGGTCGTGGCCTCGGCGCCGGTCTGCTCGCCCGAGCAGCTCGACCAGGCGGTGGCGGCGGCCAGGGCAGCCCTGCCCGGCTGGTCGGCGACGCCGTTGGAGGAGCGGCGCAGGCTCGTGCTGGCGGTCGCCGACACGGTCGAGGCGCACCTGGAACCCCTCAAGTGGCTCCTGACCCGGGAGCAGGGCAAGTCGTTGGACGACGCCGCCGCGGAGATCCTCGGGTTCGGGTACTGGTTGCGGGGGACGGCGTCGCTGTCGCTGCCGGAGACGGTGAACGAGGACAGCGCGGAGCGGCTCTCGGTGACCCGCCGGGTGCCGCTGGGGGTGGTGGGCGCGATCGTTCCGTGGAACTACCCGCTGGGCAACGCGGGGTTCAAGCTCGCCCCGGCGCTGCTGGCGGGCAACACGGTGGTGTGGAAGCCGTCCCCGTCCACCCCGCTGGTCACGCTGAAGGTCGGCGAGCTGCTGTGCGAGGTCCTGCCGCCCGGTGTCCTGAACGTCGTCTCGGGCGGCGCCGAGCTGGGGCCGTGGATGACCGCGCACCCCGGCATCGACATGATCAGCTACACCGGCTCCACCCGCACCGGCCGCCGGGTGATGGCCGGCGCGGCGCCGACGCTGACCCGGGTGACCCTGGAACTGGGCGGCAACGACGCGGCGATCGTCCTGCCGGACGTCGATGTGCCCGCCGTCGCGGAGAAGCTGTTCTGGGGCGCCTTCGCCAACAGCGGCCAGGTGTGCCTGGCGATCAAGCGGCTGTACGTCCACCGCGACATCCACCAGCCGCTCCTGCGGGCGCTGGCCGCCTACGCCGCCACCGTGCGGGTCGGCCGCGGCACCGAGCCGGGCGTGAGGCTCGGCCCGGTGCAGAACCGCCCGCAGTACGAGCGGGTCCTCGACCTCCTCCAGGACTCCCACGCCCAGGGCCACCGCTTCGCCACCGGCGGCCGGGCCGGAGAGGGGCCGGGCTACTTCGTGGTGCCGACGCTCGTGGACGATCCCCCGGAGTCCTCGCGGATCGTCCAGGAGGAGCAGTTCGGGCCGGTCCTGCCGGTGCTCTCCTTCGACGACGTCGAGGACGCCGTCACCCGGGCGAACGCGAGCGAGTACGGCCTCGGCGCCTCCGTCTGGTCGTCCGACCCGCGGACGGCCCTGGCCGTCGGACGGCGCCTGCGGGCCGGCACGGTGTGGATCAACGAGGTCCAGCACCTCACCCCGCTCGTCACCTTCGCGGGCCACAAGCAGTCCGGGCTCGGCTCGGAGAGCGGCGCCGAGGGCCTGCTCGAATACACCGCGCCCCAGACCTTCACCCTCCGCCACGCCGCTGCGGCCTCGGCCTGA